The region AGCGAGCCAGAACGCTCGTGCGGCGAGCTTCATCGGAGTTCCTCCTGAACGCTTGGGAAGTTGTTCACGTACTGCGAGGTGCACAGTCCGCGCACAGTACGCGGCATGATCCACTCTGTACATATGGCGGAGGACTCGCGGTGGCCCTGAACAACACGTACGAAGCGAGGCTGGTTCAGCAGGAGACCGCGCTGGGGGCGGGCCTGCAGGTCCTGTTGCTGGCTCTGATCGGCTCCGCGATCGGCCTGGGCACGGCGGGCTGGCTGACCGGGCTGGCGTTCGCGATCGCGACCTGGGCCGTACTGTCCCGCGCGCTGCACCGGTCCGGTTCGAAGTCGTTCGGCCCGGCCAACCGTGTGACCCTGGGCCGGGCGACGCTGGTCGGCGGGGTGACCGCCCTGGTCGCGGACTCCTTCGTGAGCTCGCCGCCCATCACGCTGTTCGTCGGCCTGACGGCCGTGGCCCTGCTCCTCGACGGCGTGGACGGCAAGGTCGCCCGGCGCACGGGCACCTGCTCGACGCTGGGGGCGCGTTTCGACATGGAGGTCGACGCGTTCCTCATCCTGGTCCTCAGCGTGTACGTGTCGATGTCGCTGGGCCCGTGGGTCCTGCTGATCGGCGGCATGCGGTACGCCTTCGTCGCCGCGGCCCGCGCCCTGCCCTGGCTGAACGCCCCGCTTCCCCCTAGCACCGCCCGCAAGACCGTGGCCGCCCTCCAGGGCATCCTGTTGCTGCTCGGCGCCTCCGGCTACCTGCCCCACGCGGCGACGCAGGCCGTGATCGCACTGGCCCTGGGGACGCTGGTCTGGTCTTTCGGCCGGGACATCCTGTGGCTGTACCGCACGTCCCGCCCGCGTACGGCGGCGCCCGTCGCGTCGATCGCCTCGGTGGAGCGGCAACTGCGCGCCCTGGTGCCCGAGTCCCTGTCCCGCTGACCCGCGGCCCGCCCGGCGAGGCGCGGACCGCGGCTCACGGCGACCGCCGTGCTTCCTGCGGCTGCTGCACTACGAGCGTGCGGCCCGGGTCCTGACCAGCGTGAACGCCGCCGCGGCCAGGCCCAGTACGCCCACGATCAGCCCGGCGATCCCCAGCCCGCGAGCCGTCGAGTCACTGGCCGAGCCGGAGTCCGAAGCGGCTTCGCTCTTCGGGGAGGTGGCTGCGGAAGCCGCCGCCGGGGCACTCGCCGCAGCACCCTCGTCCGCCGCTGCCGCCGCCGTCAGCTTCAGTGTGGGTGCCGGGTTCTCCGGCTCGTCCTGTCCCGCCTGAGCGGTCTCGATCCAGCGGACGACGTTGCCGTCGGAGTACGTCTGCAGGGTCTTGAAGGCCAGCTCGTCCGTGTTGTCGGGGAGTTGACCGAACGCGACGTCGAAGTCCTCGTACTCGCCCTGCCGGATTTGGCCGCCGGACCAGGTGATCTCGGAGACGGCGTCGGTGATCGTCCCGTCGTCCGTCTTGATCGGCGTCTTCAGTT is a window of Streptomyces sp. B21-083 DNA encoding:
- a CDS encoding CDP-alcohol phosphatidyltransferase family protein; this translates as MALNNTYEARLVQQETALGAGLQVLLLALIGSAIGLGTAGWLTGLAFAIATWAVLSRALHRSGSKSFGPANRVTLGRATLVGGVTALVADSFVSSPPITLFVGLTAVALLLDGVDGKVARRTGTCSTLGARFDMEVDAFLILVLSVYVSMSLGPWVLLIGGMRYAFVAAARALPWLNAPLPPSTARKTVAALQGILLLLGASGYLPHAATQAVIALALGTLVWSFGRDILWLYRTSRPRTAAPVASIASVERQLRALVPESLSR
- a CDS encoding YcnI family copper-binding membrane protein, which translates into the protein MFPTRITLRRAGVVTGLTAAGVLAAAGSAFAHVTVHPESYAKGATDGVLSFRVPNEEDTASTTKVQVFLPTDHPVLGVLVTPEAGWTAKVTTTKLKTPIKTDDGTITDAVSEITWSGGQIRQGEYEDFDVAFGQLPDNTDELAFKTLQTYSDGNVVRWIETAQAGQDEPENPAPTLKLTAAAAADEGAAASAPAAASAATSPKSEAASDSGSASDSTARGLGIAGLIVGVLGLAAAAFTLVRTRAARS